The Syntrophorhabdaceae bacterium DNA window GTCTGTCCGTAACCCAGGTTGCCATGGATGCCGGATTCGGCAGCGTACGGCGATTGAATGCCCTTTTTCGGTCCCGCTACACCCTCTCCCCCACGGATTTCCGGAAGAAAGCCAAGGTCGGTCCCGGCCCCGAGTCGCCCATTGCCCTCTCCCTCGCCTACAGGCCGCCCCTCGCGTGGGAGAGGCTGCTCCGCTTTTTTGAGCTGAGGGAGATCGCGGGCGTGGAGCATACGGAGGGCTCGCGCTATATGCGCACCGTCTCGGTGAGCCGCAAAGGAAAGACCTGCAAAGGCTGGATCGAGGTCAGAAATGTGCCGGAGCGGAACATGCTCCGCCTCAGCCTCTCTTCGTCTCTTTTTCCCGTCATAAACCAGGTGCTCATGCGTGTGCGCTTCCTTTTCGACCTCGACTGCTCCCCCGACGAGGTCCAAAAGGGAATCGGCGGCATGCGGGTGGGGGAAGAACCCATTTTCGAGCCCGGACTTCGGGTGCCCCATTCCTTCGACGGCTTCGAAATGGCCGTGAGGGCCGTCATGGGACGACAGATCACGGTGCGGGCCGCCCGGACCCTCGCCACCCGGGTTGCGGCCCATTTGGGCGAGCCGATCGAGACCCCTTTTAAAGAGCTGACCCTTATTTTTCCTTCCCCCGAACAGATCTGCGGCCTCGGCACGGAAGTGGAGGACCGCCTGGGCTCCCTCGGGGTGACCGGGGCGAGGTCCCGCTCGATCATGGCAGTGGCGGAGGCATTGAGAAAGGGAGAGATACGGCTCGGCCCGGACAGCGATGTCGAGGAGGAGATAAAACATCTCGCAACCCTGACCGGCTTCGGCCCCTGGACGGTTGAGTATTTGGCCTTACGCGCCCTTGGCTGGCCGGACGCCTTCCCCTCTACCGATTACGGGGTGAGAAAGGCCCTCGGGAACCCACCCCAGGGGGAGGTCGAGGCATTGGCCCGGACGTGGTCCCCGTGGCGGGCCTATGCGCTGGTGGCCCTGTGGGACTATCTGCAAAAGGCCCGCCGGGAAAAGGCCGGTCCGGTTCTATAACGCGTTACTGATGAAACACATATAACTTCGATCATATCAAGGAGCAAAAGAATGGAATTAAGGAAATGTACTATCTTCACCCCCTTGGGGGAAATGAGGGCTGCCGCGGAAGGAGACGCCCTGGTGGGACTCAGATTTTCCGGTCAAAAATATGACTGTAATTACGGGAAAGAATGGTCCGAAGAACCCGATTACCCCCTTTTCAAGGCCCTGGGCACGCAGCTCGACGCCTATTTCAGTGGCCGGCCCGAAAACTTCGACATACCTCTGTCGCTACGGGGCACTCCGTTTCAAAGGGCGGTGTGGGGACTGTTGAGAACCATACCCGCAGGAAAAACATCCACTTACGGGGCGCTCGCGATTCAGCTCCGCGAGCAGGGTCGGGCGGCTTACCCGCGGGCCGTGGGGGGCGCAATAGGGAGAAATCCCCTCTCCCTCATTGTTCCGTGCCATCGCGTGATAGGGTCGAACGGCCGACTTACCGGGTATGCAGGAGGCCTCGACCGTAAGGCCCTGCTGCTTGATTTGGAGAAAGGAGCCGATCCCGGCATGGCGTATTCGCCGAGGGGCGGGCAAAAGACATAGTTTCATTGACTTTAGGGCCCTATCGTCACAAAATGGAATATCCTGTGCCCTCCGATACAATTCTCTACGGGTTTAAATTCAAACAATGATTGAAAACGGCAAGGGGCGCACGCCTTTCTGCGGTCCTTGCCTTCAGTACCGTGCGGGGATTGCAAATCTAACCTGAAATCAGGGCTTCATGCCTTCGGGCATTCCTTTGCCGCCCATCATCTTTCGTCCCTTGCCCATCTCTTCGCGGGCCGCGGCTGTTGCTTCCTTGAAGGTCGCGAGATTTCCCCCGTTGGTTTTAATGAATACCTCGGCGTCTTCTTTCTTTTCAAACGCCCATTTTCCCACTCTCGCCATCACGCCCGGCCTTTCTCCCCCCACTACCCAAAAGGCCTTCTCCGCGTCGATGAGCTTTTTGGTATTATAGTCGGCGACCTTGATCGACTTTACAGCCTTATCCTGGTGCCGCCCCATTTCATCAATCGCACAGCGGAGGCTGCAGACTGCCTTTGTCGTGCCGTCGCTGAATTCGACGACCATGCGCGATGTATTGAATCTCTCCCTGTCCATGCCGCAATTGCTGCACGCCTTGTGGGTGGCGATATCCGGCTGCATCTGGGCCCATGCCGCTATGCCGGAGAGGAGACAAAACACTGCAATTGCGACCCATGTAAACTTCCTTCCCATCCTGTTCCTCCTGTATTTGAGTTTCACCCGGTTCTTTTCCCGGTTTTGTTTAAGTGACGGCTGCGGCAACCGGACCGGTCTTCCCTTTGCCTTGCGATATATCGATCTCGCCGATGTTCCCGTCCCGCATCTCGAGCATCCGGTCCGCGTAACGGGCGAGCTCCG harbors:
- a CDS encoding Ada metal-binding domain-containing protein — encoded protein: MGNNRMMLDDEACYAALRARNAGFDGRFFVGVSSTGIYCRPVCPARTPKQENCSFYASAAAAEAAGYRPCLRCRPELAPDLLRLEGESRLAGLAAKRMESDGLSDETLSGLAGSLGITDRHLRRLFVREYGAPPVAWLQTRRLLTAKRLLTDTGLSVTQVAMDAGFGSVRRLNALFRSRYTLSPTDFRKKAKVGPGPESPIALSLAYRPPLAWERLLRFFELREIAGVEHTEGSRYMRTVSVSRKGKTCKGWIEVRNVPERNMLRLSLSSSLFPVINQVLMRVRFLFDLDCSPDEVQKGIGGMRVGEEPIFEPGLRVPHSFDGFEMAVRAVMGRQITVRAARTLATRVAAHLGEPIETPFKELTLIFPSPEQICGLGTEVEDRLGSLGVTGARSRSIMAVAEALRKGEIRLGPDSDVEEEIKHLATLTGFGPWTVEYLALRALGWPDAFPSTDYGVRKALGNPPQGEVEALARTWSPWRAYALVALWDYLQKARREKAGPVL
- a CDS encoding methylated-DNA--[protein]-cysteine S-methyltransferase, whose translation is MELRKCTIFTPLGEMRAAAEGDALVGLRFSGQKYDCNYGKEWSEEPDYPLFKALGTQLDAYFSGRPENFDIPLSLRGTPFQRAVWGLLRTIPAGKTSTYGALAIQLREQGRAAYPRAVGGAIGRNPLSLIVPCHRVIGSNGRLTGYAGGLDRKALLLDLEKGADPGMAYSPRGGQKT
- a CDS encoding nitrous oxide reductase accessory protein NosL; translated protein: MGRKFTWVAIAVFCLLSGIAAWAQMQPDIATHKACSNCGMDRERFNTSRMVVEFSDGTTKAVCSLRCAIDEMGRHQDKAVKSIKVADYNTKKLIDAEKAFWVVGGERPGVMARVGKWAFEKKEDAEVFIKTNGGNLATFKEATAAAREEMGKGRKMMGGKGMPEGMKP